The following coding sequences are from one Nicotiana tomentosiformis chromosome 3, ASM39032v3, whole genome shotgun sequence window:
- the LOC104084620 gene encoding uncharacterized protein has product MVSRVEEAMKIRQQQKKQEVKYQVQKQMIMQCNKGKTNKFKRSSSNVEEDGASAAILLLACIACTTYRNHIN; this is encoded by the coding sequence aTGGTATCTAGAGTAGAAGAAGCAATGAAGATAAGGCAACAACAGAAGAAGCAGGAGGTGAAATATCAAGTGCAGAAACAGATGATAATGCAATGCAACAAAGGGAAAACAAACAAGTTCAAGAGGAGCAGCTCAAATGTTGAAGAAGATGGTGCTTCTGCTGCTATTCTTTTGCTTGCTTGTATTGCCTGCACTACCTATAGAAATCATATTAATTAA